DNA from Evansella sp. LMS18:
GGTCCCAAGCCCGAAGATGAAATCCTTTGAATAAGCAAGGGATACAATTAATCCAGTCAGTAAGCCGGCGAAAGCCCCGCCAGTAAATGTCTCAGCTCCTGAAAACCGGATAAGCCCGAACAAAATGAGAGAAGTTAAGAGTGTGACAAAGGATAAAAGCCCGTAATTGGGTTGCTCAGGATTTTTGATGTTCAACAGATCAACCCATCGGTTCCCCAGCACTGTGTAATAAACCATTCCCGAAACCATATAAATAACGGCTCCGGCTAAAACTGCGAAAATCATCGCCATGCTTGTTGTTTCCCCCTTCACTTTATATGTATCTGTATTATACCTTTTGCAATTATACCTTGATTATTGATAGGAAAGGTGAGGAAAAATTATTTACCCCACCCTTTTGGAAAATAAAAGCATACATATAAGTAGGCAGCATCTGATTCTGGTTGGAAGGAGCAGAGCGGAAATGACAATAGGCGAGCTTTATGACGAGGCGGTTAAAGGCGGGCATTCAGGACTGGTCTATTTACTGGAATGGCTTGTTTACGAACAGGGGGTAGGAATGGAGCGGGACGCCAGGAATGTGGAATATATCCTGGAGAAATACGGTGAGTCCCTGAACCATCCAGTAGGTGAATATAAAAAGAGCCAGGACTTTTATCTGTAAGGCGAAATGGTTGCATTGGGTAAAGGATTCGCACAAGTTCGAATGCTGTTCGCGCGACCAGAAAGGTGATTCGCACAAGTTCCGTTATGGTTCGCACAACTTCCCCCGGGTTACGCACAACCTTAACTTTACCCCTCAATTGCACAAGTCGGTATATTCGATTGACCCTCCAAATCCACTCATTTCCCCATAAAAGATTAGCCACCAAATAAAGAAGTATACTAAAATAATACAAGTGTGCAGTACTATTCTAATTAAGCTGGAGAGAGGGTACACCATGTGGGAATTGCTTTTGGCGATGCTCGAGCGGCTGGGAATTATCGTCGCTGTCGCGTTTATCATGACGCGGTTTAAATTTATCCGCCATTTAATTGACCGGCGGGAACTTAGCCGTAAACATAAAATAAGTGTAATCATCATGTTTGGATTGTTCGGAATCCTGGGAACATACTCCGGGCTTACTGTTAATATTGAACACGCCTCCTATGACAGATGGGCGCTGGACATCGGGGAAGGGGAAGCGATTGCAAATTCCCGGGTTATTGGTGTCGTTGTCGCCGGGCTGCTGGGGGGCTGGGCAGTGGGCATTGGAGCCGGAGCCATAGCAGGTATCCATCGTATGTTTTTAGGCGGATTCACTGGCATTGCCTGCGGGCTGGCCACCATAATTGCCGGGCTTATTGCTGGGTATTTTTATAAACGGAACAAGAACCACCGGATTATCTCTTTGCAAACGGCTTTATTTGCCGGGGCGCTTGCAGAGGCAGTGCAGATGCTGATTATCCTTCTCGTTGCCCGCCCCTTTGAACAGTCGGTGCTGCTTGTTCAGGCAATCGGTGTGCCGATGGTGGTCGCCAATGGAATTGGAGCAGCAATCTTCATTCTGATCATCCGCAACGTATTTTTCGAAGAGGAAAAAATGGGGTCGCTTCAGGCTCAGAAAGCGCTGAAGCTTGCAGATTATACACTGAAATATATGAGGAAAGGCCTGAACGAGCAGTCCGCTCAGGCTACGTGTGAAATCCTTTTAAAGGAGACACGGGCGGATGCGGTGTCACTTACGAATAAGGACAGAATCCTTGCTTTCGTGGGGGCAGGCAGCCAGTACCATTTACTTAATGAAGAAATTATGACCGGTGCAACTAAGCAGGTCCTCAGAGAAGGTGAGCTGATGATCGCCGACTCTCAGGAAATCTATTGCGGGTTCAAAGAATGCCCCCTGGAAGCTGCAATCATTGCTCCGTTAAAAATAAAAGACACGACGATAGGGACGTTGAAATTTTACTTTAAATCAGAAGACGATATGACTCAGACGGCAGTGGAACTGAGTAAAGGGCTGTCAACGATCTTAAGCCACCAGCTGGAGCTGTCGGAAGTGGACCGCCACCTTGAGCTTGCAAAACAGGCGGAAATTAAAGCGCTGCAGGCGCAGGTGAGCCCGCATTTTCTTTTCAACGCCCTTAATACCATTGTGGCGCTTATCAGAACAGATCCGAAAAAAGCGCGGAAACTGCTCATATCTTTATCACATTTTTTCCGGCAGAACCTGTCTGGTACGAATATGACCGAAACGTCATTGGATGAGGAGCTGAAACATGTGAAATCGTATCTGGAGATCGAAGAGGCGAGGTTTTCGGACAAGCTTACAGTGGACTTTGATGTTGACAAGGAGGCACTGCCTGTGAGGATTCCGCCGATGACACTCCAGCCCCTCGTTGAAAATGCCATTAAACATGGCGTGAAACAGCTTCGGGATGACAGCTTTATTTTTATCCAGGCAAAGAAACGGGAGAATAGTGTTCTGCTCTCCATCAGTGACAACGGTGCAGGCATCACCGAAGAGCGGCTGAAAGAGCTGGGCTCTGAGCCTGTGGAATCTGAGACGGGGACGGGGATTGGCCTTTCCAACGTGAACAGAAGGCTGCAGATGATGTATGGAGAAGAGATGAAAATGGAAATTGACAGTGAAGCAGGGAGGGGGACAACGATTGCATTTACGCTCCCTGTAAGAAACAGAGGTGAACGAGTTTGAGAACTGGAATCCGTGTAGTTGTCGTTGATGATGAGCCATACAGCAGAGATGAATTGAAGTTCTTGCTGGGCCAGTATGAGGATATAGAAATTGTCGCTGAGGCAGATTCAGGGGAAAAAGGGCTTGAGGTAATAATGAAAAACGAGCCAGATGTAGCGTTTCTCGATATTGAAATGCCACGGATGTCAGGAATGGAGCTGGCCCAGGCATTAAAAAACATGAAGAAGACGCCGCTGATTATTTTTGCCACAGCTTATCCCGACTACGCCGCTAAAGCTTTTCGTGTTCAGGCGCTGGATTATATACTGAAGCCCTTTGATGAAGATGAGCTGGAAGAGACAGTTGAGATGATCAGGGAAAGACTTGGGGCGGCTGGTACAGGAGCGGGGACAAGGGGGAAACAGGAGTTTTCTTTTTCTCCCGCTGCACGGCTTGCGGTGGAAGGGGACGGGCGGATCGTCTATTTGTCTCCTGGAGAGATTACTTATATGTTCCGTGAAGAACGGGAAACAGTAATTTGCACAAAGGACGATAAGTATAGTGTCCGGACACCGATTAAAGACCTGGAAGCAAAGCTCAGGGGTTATCCATTTTTCCGTACGCATAAAAGCTATCTCGTCAATCTGAATAAAGTGACCGAACTAATCCCATGGTTCAACGGTGCTTACCAGGTGAAAGTGGAGGGCAGTAAAGAAGAAATCCCCGTCAGCCGCAACTATGTTAAGGAACTGAGGGACCGTCTTGAGTTATAATAGGGGATAAGGGAGGGGAGGAAATGGGTAAAAAGGAAATTTTTACTGGATTAGCTGTAGCTCTGCTTATTGGAGTGAATGTTTATAATTTAGTACGGCTCGCAGAACTGGATAACAGACTCCCCTATTTGGAAGGCCTGTCCCATGATATCAGCAATGTAGGCTGGTCTGTCACGGAATTATCAGAGGACCTGAACGAGATGAGGGAGCAATTTGTTCAGGAGCAGGCGTGGGTGCAGGAAAACGGATATGAAATCCAAAATATTGATACTGCGGAAAACACGGTGGATTTGCTTTTTGAATGGCGTTTTCGGGAGCTTGCCGATAATGAAGAAGTGGCTTTCCTTTATCGCTTAGGGAGCGGGGAGGAATGGACAGAGCTTGAGGCTGTCCATATGAACGGGCTTAATTACTCTTTGGAGCACAGTTTTCCTCTCGGCAGCAATATAAGCACACAGGTAATCGCAAGGTCAGAATCTGAAAGCCGGAGTGATGCTCTGTTTGAGCTTGATTTCCATGACCAGCTTTCTTCCCGTGTCTTTCTGAACGCCAATATCCTTCCTGTAGACCAGGAGGAGTTTGAAATTCATATCGATATTAGTAATAACACGGATGAGGATTTTGTTATGGCGGGGAACGTGGAGAATCTGCGTATAGCGGAAGCTTCTGCCTTTCTTTATTATCAGGGAGAAATCCTGCACGAATGGGACATTCTTGAGGGAGCTCACGATAGTTATTCGAGCGAATATAGTGAAGAGTATTTTTTCTACACACTGGTTGAGCATGAGGAAGCCAGTACAGACCTGGAAAACGTGGAGCTGCGGGTACTCGTGGAAGATGAGCTTGGCATGGTGTTTGAAAGGGTGGAAAGAGGGGGTTATTAGTTCAATCCCCGGGCGGACGTTTTCGAAATGTGGTCAGGAGGCCAAGTTGGAAAAACGAGGTTTCATTCTCGAATGCAGTGAGTCAATTCTTGAAATCAGAGTGCCGATTCTCAAAATCAGAGCGCCAATTCTCGAAAACAGCCAGCCAATTCCCGAAAAGCGAGGTTTAATTTTCCAAACCGGCATCACCATCAAAAGAAACACATCCCGGTGGTCCGCAGCCACCTGGGATGTGTAAAAAACTTTATCCATATTAGGATGACATAGTTTTTCCGCCGTTTACATGGATGCACTGTCCAGTCATATAGGAGCCTTCATCTGAAGCTAACAGGACATATGGCCCCACGAGCTCTGCCGGCTGTCCCGGGCGCCCCATTGGTGTATCCGTACCAAACTCTGCCACGGAGTCTTCATCAAATGATGACGGAATGAGCGGTGTCCAGATTGGGCCAGGAGCAACCATATTTACACGGATTCCTTTGTCGGCAAGATTGGCCGCCATACTGCGGGTAAATCCGACAATAGCGCCTTTTGTTGAAGTGTAATCGATAAGCACAGGGTTTCCTTTATAAGGATTTACGGATGTTGTATTAATAATGGAGCTTCCTTCTTTCAGGTGAGGCAAGGCGAATTTAGTCATATGGAAAACAGAATACAAGTTTGTTTTGAACGTCTTGTCCCACTGTTCGAGAGAAATGTCCTGAAGATCATCCTGAGGGAATTGGATTGCTGAGTTATTAATAAGGATATCCAGTTTTCCAAACTCGTCTATTGTTTTATCTATTAGAGCTTTGCACGTATCTTCCTCAGACACATCACCAGGTGAAAGGAGGCATTTCACACCTTCCTCTTCCACAATCCTCCTCGTTTCCTCAGCATCTTCCTGCTCTTCTTCCAGGTAGTTTATAACAAGATTTGCTCCTTCTTTTGCATAGG
Protein-coding regions in this window:
- a CDS encoding SDR family oxidoreductase, which translates into the protein MDINKQQQDGQPKQTQPSQPGIESKMDPLPIQPLNYRGSEKLKDRIALITGGDSGIGRAVAIAYAKEGANLVINYLEEEQEDAEETRRIVEEEGVKCLLSPGDVSEEDTCKALIDKTIDEFGKLDILINNSAIQFPQDDLQDISLEQWDKTFKTNLYSVFHMTKFALPHLKEGSSIINTTSVNPYKGNPVLIDYTSTKGAIVGFTRSMAANLADKGIRVNMVAPGPIWTPLIPSSFDEDSVAEFGTDTPMGRPGQPAELVGPYVLLASDEGSYMTGQCIHVNGGKTMSS
- a CDS encoding sensor histidine kinase, translating into MWELLLAMLERLGIIVAVAFIMTRFKFIRHLIDRRELSRKHKISVIIMFGLFGILGTYSGLTVNIEHASYDRWALDIGEGEAIANSRVIGVVVAGLLGGWAVGIGAGAIAGIHRMFLGGFTGIACGLATIIAGLIAGYFYKRNKNHRIISLQTALFAGALAEAVQMLIILLVARPFEQSVLLVQAIGVPMVVANGIGAAIFILIIRNVFFEEEKMGSLQAQKALKLADYTLKYMRKGLNEQSAQATCEILLKETRADAVSLTNKDRILAFVGAGSQYHLLNEEIMTGATKQVLREGELMIADSQEIYCGFKECPLEAAIIAPLKIKDTTIGTLKFYFKSEDDMTQTAVELSKGLSTILSHQLELSEVDRHLELAKQAEIKALQAQVSPHFLFNALNTIVALIRTDPKKARKLLISLSHFFRQNLSGTNMTETSLDEELKHVKSYLEIEEARFSDKLTVDFDVDKEALPVRIPPMTLQPLVENAIKHGVKQLRDDSFIFIQAKKRENSVLLSISDNGAGITEERLKELGSEPVESETGTGIGLSNVNRRLQMMYGEEMKMEIDSEAGRGTTIAFTLPVRNRGERV
- a CDS encoding DUF1761 domain-containing protein, which gives rise to MAMIFAVLAGAVIYMVSGMVYYTVLGNRWVDLLNIKNPEQPNYGLLSFVTLLTSLILFGLIRFSGAETFTGGAFAGLLTGLIVSLAYSKDFIFGLGTSTKNALHVFLIAAGYHAIALTLIGGVMALF
- a CDS encoding LytTR family DNA-binding domain-containing protein; the encoded protein is MRTGIRVVVVDDEPYSRDELKFLLGQYEDIEIVAEADSGEKGLEVIMKNEPDVAFLDIEMPRMSGMELAQALKNMKKTPLIIFATAYPDYAAKAFRVQALDYILKPFDEDELEETVEMIRERLGAAGTGAGTRGKQEFSFSPAARLAVEGDGRIVYLSPGEITYMFREERETVICTKDDKYSVRTPIKDLEAKLRGYPFFRTHKSYLVNLNKVTELIPWFNGAYQVKVEGSKEEIPVSRNYVKELRDRLEL